Below is a window of Candidatus Krumholzibacteriia bacterium DNA.
GATGCACCCGCCGACGGGCCCGGGGCCCGGTCACCGTGCGCCGCGAGGGGTCCTCGACGCGTCCGGTGCGCGGTGCGAAGCGTCCGTCGAGACTCAGGGCCACCTTCACCGTGAGGTGGATCTCCGTGTCGGCGGACGTCTCGAAGAAGGGGTGGTTGAGCTCCCAGGCAGGTCCTGCGAGCAGCCCCGCCTCGACCTCGATCCCGTGCTCGCGCAGGCGTCGGGCTCCCCCTTCGTGCCCCCGCGCGCTCAGATCGGCCACCGCGTGGACGACGCGCCCGACGCGGGCCTCGATCAAGGCGTGCGAGCAGGGAGGTGTGCGTCCGTGGTGGTCGCAGGGCTCGAGCGTGACGTACACGGTCGCGCCCTCCGGATCGATCCCCCGCTGCCGCAGGTCGCTCAGCGCCGCAGCTTCGGCGTGGGGCCCCCCGGCCCGCTCGTGCACCGCCTCGGCCAGCAATCGCCCGTCGCGGACGATGCACGCGCCGACGGTCGGGTTGGGCCACGTCCGTCCCGCCCGGCGCCGGGCCAGCCGCAGGGCACGCCGCATCCAGTAGGCGTCTCCCGGATGCAGGGCGGCGGCGGCCACGGGCTCAGTCCTCGTCGTCGGTGTCGAGCGTGAACAGACCCTCGGCGAAGGCCCCCGCGTCGAAGGGGGCGAAGTCGTCCGCCGTCTCCCCGGTCCCGACGTAGCGCACCGGCAGGTCGAGTCCCCGCGCGATCGCCACCACGATCCCACCCTTGGCCGAACCGTCGAGCTTGGTCAGGAAGATCGCGTCGAGGGGAACCACCTGCGCGAACTCCCTGGCCTGAACGATTCCGTTCTGCCCGGTGTTGGCGTCGAGCACGAGCAGGGTCTCGTGGGGAGCCTCGTCGACCTGCTTGCCCACCACACGCCCGATCTTCTCGAGCTCGCGCATGAGACCTTCCTTGGTCTGCAGGCGCCCCGCCGTATCGATGATCACCACGTCGTGGCCACTGGACTTCGCGTGCGCTATTGCGTCGTAGGACACCGCCGCCGGATCGGCGCCCATGTCCTGCTTGACGATGTCGACGCCGACGCGCTCCGCCCACAGTGACAACTGCTCGACCG
It encodes the following:
- the ribD gene encoding bifunctional diaminohydroxyphosphoribosylaminopyrimidine deaminase/5-amino-6-(5-phosphoribosylamino)uracil reductase RibD, whose amino-acid sequence is MAAAALHPGDAYWMRRALRLARRRAGRTWPNPTVGACIVRDGRLLAEAVHERAGGPHAEAAALSDLRQRGIDPEGATVYVTLEPCDHHGRTPPCSHALIEARVGRVVHAVADLSARGHEGGARRLREHGIEVEAGLLAGPAWELNHPFFETSADTEIHLTVKVALSLDGRFAPRTGRVEDPSRRTVTGPRARRRVHRMRARASAVMVGSGTVEADRPRLDVRGVDDGDRLPGDPRPVVLDSRGRLDPAWLPDHALLFCGPEGSSAASAAGVEVVPVDRTGPGRLNWEAILPALAERGLGTVLVEAGPTLAADLLATGRAHRFHLFLAPRILGPDGPGLVAPTALEERYRSWRSRRVGEDLEWILRRHDLPMPPG
- the ftsY gene encoding signal recognition particle-docking protein FtsY, which encodes MVLGALRKLKKSLGKTRSNLVSRLSAVVKREVFLSDEFLEEIEEVLIGADVGVDAAVELTEGLGKRLRGKGGAASVEDVVAVLQEEVAELLGGASSEPPAPGGPPHVVLMVGVNGVGKTTSIAKLAAWYRSRGHRVLLAAGDTFRAAAVEQLSLWAERVGVDIVKQDMGADPAAVSYDAIAHAKSSGHDVVIIDTAGRLQTKEGLMRELEKIGRVVGKQVDEAPHETLLVLDANTGQNGIVQAREFAQVVPLDAIFLTKLDGSAKGGIVVAIARGLDLPVRYVGTGETADDFAPFDAGAFAEGLFTLDTDDED